Proteins co-encoded in one Oreochromis aureus strain Israel breed Guangdong linkage group 3, ZZ_aureus, whole genome shotgun sequence genomic window:
- the LOC116317042 gene encoding thialysine N-epsilon-acetyltransferase-like — translation MDFSIREANLDDCKDIARMIMELAEYVKLAEHVKVTQKDLEQDGFSNNPFFHGIIAEVPEQHKTKEGHTKIGYALYFYAYSSWSGRAIYMEDLYVMPEFRGKGVGKALISKVAQLGLAAGCHQLNFTVLDWNKPSMDFYLSQGCFNITATMGYHCMRCEGEALKHLAQL, via the exons ATGGACTTCTCCATCCGCGAGGCAAACCTGGACGACTGCAAAGACATCGCGCGGATGATCATG GAACTGGCAGAGTATGTGAAACTGGCAGAGCATGTGAAAGTGACCCAGAAAG ACTTGGAGCAAGATGGCTTTTCCAATAATCCGTTTTTTCATGGGATCATCGCTGAGGTGCCAGAACAGCACAAAACCAAAGAAG gCCACACAAAGATCGGCTATGCGCTTTATTTCTATGCTTACAGCTCCTGGTCAGGCAGAGCCATTTATATGGAGGACCTGTATGTGATGCCTGAGTTCAGAG GGAAAGGCGTTGGTAAAGCACTAATAAGCAAGGTGGCACAG CTGGGTCTGGCTGCTGGTTGCCACCAGCTCAACTTCACCGTCCTGGACTGGAACAAACCATCGATGGACTTTTACCTCAGCCAGGGCTGCTTCAATATCACTGCTACCATGGGTTACCACTGCATGCGCTGCGAGGGAGAGGCGCTGAAGCACCTGGCTCAACTTTAA
- the LOC116317043 gene encoding thialysine N-epsilon-acetyltransferase-like has translation MEDLYVMPEFRGKGVGKALMSKVAELGLAAGCHQLNFTVLNWNKPSMDFYLSQGCFDVTATIGYHCMRSEGETLKHLAQL, from the exons ATGGAGGACTTGTATGTGATGCCTGAGTTCAGAG GGAAAGGTGTTGGTAAAGCACTAATGAGCAAGGTGGCAGAG CTGGGTCTGGCTGCTGGTTGCCACCAGCTCAACTTCACCGTCCTGAACTGGAACAAACCATCGATGGACTTTTACCTCAGCCAGGGCTGCTTCGATGTCACTGCTACCATAGGCTACCACTGCATGCGCTCCGAGGGGGAGACACTAAAGCACCTGGCTCAACTTTAA